The genomic window GCCTCGTCGAGCGCCGCGCCGAGGGCTTCGACGACGGCGTCGCCCGGCTGGGGCAGGCCCTCGCCGAGCTGCGCGGGCGGCCGGTCGGCGAGGTGTGCGACGAGGTGCTCGCGCGGATGGTCCCCGACGGCGCCGAGGACGACGTCGCGCTGGTCGCCGTCCGCCTGCTCGGCTGAGCGGCCCCGCGGACCGGGGCCGCTCAGGCGTCACTCCGGGTCGCTGAACTCCGCAGTCAGCCCGTCGTCCTGCGGGCCGCCGTCGTCGGGCAGCGGAGCCTCGTCCTCGGCGGCGCGCACCTGCGCCTCCGTGCCGGCGGGCGCGGCGTCGTCGACACCGCGCTCGAGCTCGGCGAGCAGGCGCTCCTCGTCGGGGCGCAGGTCGCCGGCGCCGAGGTGCTCGCCGGGCTGACCGGCGTCCGAGCCGGAGGCCATGCCGCTGTCGGGGAGGTCGGGATCAGTCATCGCAGGCCCTCTCAGCGGGGGAAGTTCGGCTCGAGGCGCGGCACGATCTGCATCTCCGGCACGAACGCGGCCGGGTGCAGCAGCAGCAGCGTGCGCACGGTGTCGGCCACCGCCGACGGCGGCATCATCAGGTGCCCCGGGATGCCCCACTGCTCCATCATCGGCGTGTCCATGGCGGCCGGGATGACGGCCTGCACCCGGCACGGGAAGGGCCGCTCGCTGCCGTCCTCCTGCGTCACGGCCTTCTCCCGCAGCTCGCGCTGGATGCAGCGGGTGGCGTTGAGGAAGCCGGCCTTGGACCCGTTGTAGGCGATGGCGCCGCTGCCCGAGGTGATCGCCGACAGCGACACGATGTGCACGACGTCGGCGGTGCGGCCCTCGGGCAGGTGCTGCACCCGCTTGACGAACTCGCTGGTCAGGAAGATCGGCCCCTCGCAGTTGACCGCCATGACCCGGCGGTAGTCGTCGAGGTCGATGTCGGTGACGTAGCCCGGCCGGTCGATGCCGGCCACGTTGACCAGGACGTCGAAGGCGTCGCCGTGCTGCTCGAAGAGCTGGGCCACCACCGCGCGGCGGCTGGCGTCGTCGGTC from Geodermatophilus normandii includes these protein-coding regions:
- a CDS encoding SDR family NAD(P)-dependent oxidoreductase — its product is MAGELKGRVALVTGGASGLGRATCVSLAEAGAHVVVADIDADGSERTRALVADAGGSADVVALDVTDDASRRAVVAQLFEQHGDAFDVLVNVAGIDRPGYVTDIDLDDYRRVMAVNCEGPIFLTSEFVKRVQHLPEGRTADVVHIVSLSAITSGSGAIAYNGSKAGFLNATRCIQRELREKAVTQEDGSERPFPCRVQAVIPAAMDTPMMEQWGIPGHLMMPPSAVADTVRTLLLLHPAAFVPEMQIVPRLEPNFPR